ACCGAGCCTGGGAAAAACAGTCCCTACCGCGAGCGCTCGGTGGAGGAGAACTTGGACCTGTTCCGCAGGATGAGGGCTGGCGAATTCCCCGACGGGTCTCGCGTGCTGCGCGCCAAGATCGATATGGCCTCGCCGAACCTCAACATGCGCGACCCGGTCATGTATCGCATTCTGCACGCTCGGCACCATCGCACCGGCGACAAATGGTGCATCTACCCCACCTACGACTGGGCGCATGGGCTGGAGGACTCCATCGAGGGGATCACGCACTCCATCTGCACCTTAGAGTTTGAGGATCATCGCCCTCTGTACGACTGGTTCCTCGATCAGTTGGGCATCTACCACCCACAGCAAATCGAATTCGCACGCCTCAACCTCACCTACACAGTGATGAGCAAGCGCAAGCTCTTGGAGTTGGTACAGGGCGGCTATGTACGTGGCTGGGACGATCCCCGCATGCCCACTATCTCGGGATTGCGCCGCCGCGGCTACACTCCGGAGGCCATCAGAAGTTTCGCCGAGCGGATCGGGGTGGCCAAGCGCGAGAGCACCGTGGACATTGCGCTCTTGGAACATTGCCTGCGCGAGGACCTCAATCGCCGCGCCCCGCGCGTCATGGGCGTGCTCCGTCCTCTGAAGCTGGTTATTCTGAACTACCCAGAGGGTCAGACCGAAGAGCTGGAGGCGATCAATAACCCAGAGGACCCCAACATGGGCACCCGCAAGGTGCCCTTCTCACGGGTCTTGTACATCGAACAGGACGACTTCCGAGAGGTGCCGCCGCCCAAGTACTACCGTCTTGCTCCTGGGCGCGAGGTGCGCTTGCGCTATGCTTACTTCGTCAAGTGCCTGGATGTGGTCAAAGACGCGCAAGGCCAGGTCGTCGAGGTGCATTGCACCTACGACCCGGCGACCAGAGGCGGCAACTCGCCGGATGGGCGCAAGGTGAAGGCGACCATCCACTGGGTCTCTGCTGCTCATGCCTTGCTAGCAGAAGTGCGGCTCTACGACCACCTCTTTACCGTGCCGGACCCGGGAGAGGTGCCCGAGGGCGTTGACTGGAAGAGCTTCTTGAATCCGAATTCACTGGAAATGGTGACCTCGTGCCAGGTGGAGCCGAGCTTGGCTGGTGCCAAGCCTGGGTTCCGCTGTCAGTTCGAGCGCCAGGGCTACTTCTGTGTCGATCCGGACACCACGGAGGACAGGCTCGTGTTCAACCGCACAGTCACTCTCCGCGACACCTGGGCCAAGATCGAAAAGAGCCTGAAGGCGGAGATGGAGCAGGCGTGAGCGGCACCGGGGCGGAAAGTCCTGGCGCACAGACCTTCTGCCGGAGATGCAGGCCCATGGCCTACCTACGCCGCGCTGGGCCACTGTTGCTCCTGGTGAGCCTTCTTTTCTGGGGGGCTTCTCGCGCCCAGTCCCCGCTGCCGGTGGCCACCGTGCACCTCTCCTTCGGGGGCAAAGTGGAGCCGCCCGCCTCATTTGTCCCCTATCGCACCCTCGCGCGCCCCACCGTGGGCCTTGCCCTCAGCGGCGGCGGACTGCGTGGTCTGGCGCAGATAGGCGTCCTCGAAGTCCTCGAGGAACAGCGCGTGCCCATAGACTTGGTGGTGGGCACGAGCAGTGGCAGCGTGGTGGGTGGGCTCTACGCGGCGGGGTATCTGCCCGAGGAGTTGTGGGCAAGCATCTCGGCGGTGGACTGGCGCACCATCTTGGTGGACGCGCCGCCGCGCAGCGCGCTCTTTGTGGGGCAAAAGGAGGAGCGGGCGCGCCACCTCGTCGAAATCCGGCTCAAGGGACTGAAACCATACCTGCCCCAAGCCATCACCCGCGGCCAACAGCTCAATGCCATTCTCTCCGAGTTGTGCATGGGAGCCCCCTGGGGCCACATCGCCAACTTTGACTCACTCTGCGTACCGCTAAGGATTATTACCACCGACCTCATCACTGGCCAGAAAGTGGTATTGCGCCACGGCGACTTGGTGGAAGCCATGCGGGCTTCAATCGCCGTGCCCCTCCTCTTCACGCCTGTGGAGCAGGGTCAGGCTTTGCTGGCGGACGGCGGTCTGGTGGATAACATCCCGGTGGCGGAGGCGCGGGCTGCGGGAGCCGACCTGGTGATCGCAGTGGATACCACCTCGCCGCTGCGCCGCGCAGACCAGATGAACATGCCCTGGGAAGTTGCCGACCAGGTGACCAGCATCATGCAGGTGGAACGCAATCGGCAGATGCTGGCGGAAGCGGATGTGGTCATCTCTTTTGCGGACCTTGTGCGCACTTCCACTGAGGTCACCAACCTCGAGGAGCTCCGCGAAATCGGGCGCGCTCGCGCGGAGCAGCAGATTGGCCAGATCCAGCGCCGTCTCGCCGAGCTGGCCGCCAAGGATAAGGAGCTCGCGCCGCCCATGTGGGTGGACAGCATCGCCGTGGTCGACGCACCACCTGCGGTCGCGCAGCTGGTGCCATCGCTTCCGGTTGTCCCTGCCGTGCTTGACGTGGCCGGAACATTGCGCCGAATGTACGAGACTGGCTACTTCGCCGACGCCTGGGCGGAGGTAGACACCCTCCACGGGCGCGCGGTCGCGCTGTTTCACCTGCAGCCGCACCCTACGCTGCGGGGAATCCAGTTCCGGGGCAACGACGTGCTCCCCGACTCCGTCCTCCTGCACGCAGTGGAATCGCGTTTCGGCTTGCCGATAAACCACCATCGAGCCACGCGAGACCTCCGCCGGCTGCTCGCCTTGTATCGGCGGCACGGCTTCTCTTTGGCGCGCATTACCGATGTCTCGTGCGACACGTCCACTGGCGTGGTCACCATTCACCTTGACGAGGGGCACATCAATCAGGTGCTTGTACAAGGCAATGCGCGCACCAAGCGCCACGTCATCCTCCGCGAGATACGTCTCCGCCCAGGGGAAGCGTTCAATGTGCAGGAAGCCAAGCGGGACATGGCCAACATCTATGCCACGGGCTTTTTCGAGAACGTCTCGTTTGCCACCGCCCGCAACGACAACGGATACGCCCTCCTCGTGAGGGTCAAAGAGCGGCCCTACCGCGTGGTCAGGATGAGCAGCCATTATGACCAGGATCGGGGTCTACGCGGGGCAGCCGAAGTCGCGGAACAGAACGTCCTCGGGGTGGGGGCCACTGCCTCCTGCCTCGGCGTGGTTGGACGGCATGACCGTGGGGTAAAGCTCTCAGGCCGCCTGGACAGGCTTGGGGCCAGCTACACCACCCTTGCCTTGGACCTGGGCTATGTGCAGAAGGAGCGCTTCACGTACGCCGGGCACCACCAGGTGGGGCAGTATCGGCAGGGGAGCTTCAGCGCCTTCGCCAGCCTCGGGCACCAACTGGAGCGGCTGGGCACGTTGTCAGTGCAGGTCCGGGCGGAGCACATGACGATGAGCCCGCTGGGTGGGCGGCTGTACCAGACCGGCATCCTTAGTTTTCGTAGCATCGCCTTGCGCAGCCTTGTGGATACGCGCGACCAGCTGCCGTTGCCCACCGCGGGCAAACATCAGGTCTTCTACTACGAATACGCGGCCGGCACCACCTCCGGCGCCCCGATTTCGTTTGCCCGTGTCTATTCCTCCCTGGCTACCTGGCACACCTTCCTGCCGGGTCACACCTTTCATCCGAGCGTGCGCTGGGGGAGCAGCGATAACAGCACGCCTTTTTCCGAGCAGTTCAAGATAGGAGGCGAGGACTCTTTTCCTGGGTTGCGGCTGGAGGAAGGAGTTGGCCGGCACATGATTGTGGCGGGCGTTGAGTACAGAGCGGTGCTCCCCTGGCGACGACCATTCCCCTGGTACTTTGCGGCAGCCTACCACGTGGGAGCCGTCTGGCGCCTCACCCTCGACGTGAAGCTCAGCGACTTTCTCCACTCGTTCGGCGCCAGCATCAAAGCGCGCACGCCGGTGGGACCCCTCTCCCTGGGCTACGGCCGCACCAGCGACGGACGCTCGTGCTATTACTTGTCTGCGGGTCTCGACTTCTGAGCAGGTGGCAAGGCGCTGGGTCTCGCCCAGCGAGCCCCCGCCCGATTGGCCATCCGAGCTGCTGACGGGACCAACAGAAAAGGCCAGTGAACCTCGCGGCAGGCAGCCGGCGCGGGAGGCCCATAGCCCAGAAGAACCTTAACGATCTGGAAACGAAACGGCGCAGGAGAAACTCGCCTGAATGGAAGTTTTCACGGCTCATCTGGGCGGTCGTGCGAGCGTGAGCAGCCATCGGCCTCCCTTATCCCCTCGAGCGGTTGTGCCTGCCCACCCGCGACGAACAGCTCCAGGAGAGCCGGGTCGTCGACCCCTGCGACGCAGAGCCCTCGGCTCACCGCTGCGGCTGCGGACGACGCTGCTGGTCACGGCGCATGTTCCAGCGCACCCATTCGCTCTGTTCTTCGGGGTCGCTGGTGCTGAAGGAGCCGGCCTGGACAATGCGGCCGTTCTTGTCAATCTTGATTTTCTGCATGCTCTTGACGATGTAAAACCACTCCTCCAGCGATACCTCGCGGGGCCCTGGGACCTCGTAGGGTCCCGGCACCTGTTGCGGCGGCGCGATGAACTGCGGTTTCAGGTCAGTGCGCTCCGGGGCATTGGTCACGCTCACCTCCCCGCGGTAGACGCGCAGCTCGGTGGTGGAGTCGCTGGCCACACCAAGCCGCAGGGTGGTTCCGGTGATGGCAGCAGCAGCCTTCGGCGTCTTGATCTTAAAGTCCACCTCCCCCACTTCCCCATCCACGCTTGCCCAGATATCCCCCTCTTGCACGGCAATAGCCACGTTGCGCTTCTGGGCCTTTTTTTCCTCGTAGAGGCGGAGGATGTCGATGGTGGTCTGCGGCGCCATGCGCACCAGGTCCAGCTCGGTGAGCTCCAGCTCTGCACGCGACTGCCGGAATGTGCGCACCTTGTCACCATCGGTCACGAGCGTGTTCTGATAGGCGTTCTCCCAATCCTCCGACTGCAACCCGCGCCTCTTTGCCATTCCCTCCACTTGGGCGACCCGTCCCTTGGTACTCACCTCTTCGGGCACTGGGACGCTGGCCACTATGCCAATCACGCTCAGTACCGTCGCCACAAGCAGCATGACGGCGAGCATCCACGCAACGGTTCGCTTCCTCATAATTGACTCCCTCAGTTGGTGGCTACGGCCGGTTATGGTTTTTTGGCAAAGTAGCGACTGAAGACGATATCCCCCAGACGCATGGCTTCGCGCGAAAACGGGCTCACTTGGCGGCGGGCCAGCTCGGCGTCGATGGCCGCCTTGGCCTCTTTCCAGCGGTCGATGGCCTCCAGCCGATCGATGAAGGCATGATAGGCACCGCGGTCATTGGCGAAGAGCTTTTTGACAAAGACCTTCCGGTCCTTGTTGGTGATGAGGCTGCGCAGAGCCGGATAGGGGCCAGGAGGCTGCCGCTCGATGATCCTGCGATCGACGACCACCCTGGCCGCATCGTCCTCCTCGACTCCGGCAAAAGTCAGGCGGGGAGCGGTGACTCGCCGCGGCGCAGGCTCGCGTTGCGGCCTAAGAGGCGCAGGAATGGCAAAGAGGTCTTCCAACAAGCCGCTGCCCATGGCCGTCCGGGCGTCATGGATTGCCTCCAGCAAGAGCTGATCAGGGCGCGTACCCCGCGGGCGCTCGCCACGCCCCTCGTCGGTCAGGACTTTCTCGTCGCCGCCGTTATCCTCCTCCCGCAGGCCGCGCAACAGGAGCTGGCGCTCAAGGGCCGTTTCAATCTGATCGAGCGTCCAATACTCGGTCCCCTGACTGATGGCTAACTCACCGATCCTGTCGGCGATATCGGGCAAGTCCCGGGCGCGCAACATGCCGACCAATTGCTCGGTACGCAGGACCTCACCATTGGTATGGCCAGAGAGGCGGAAGAAACTCTCCAACCTGGCCACGTCGGCCATAAAAGACGCCAACGGCTTTGTGCCGTAGGTCTGCTCTTCCGCTTTCCTGGCCAACTGCTCAAAGGTGGTCACCTCGACCTTCTCCGGCCCCTGGAGAATCAGTTGCGCCAGCGCGCTGAGGTACGGGCGGCCATCGGCCAGCTGCTCAATGGCTCGCGCGATCTCCTCTTTGTGCCGCACCGGGTGCCGACGGAAAAGGAGATTGGCCAGCGCCTGCCTGGGACGCACCAAGACGTCCACCTGAAAATTGACCCCCAACTCGATCCAGCGCTTGATTTCGCTGCGGCTGAAACGGGTCTTCAGAAGGAGGGTGCCCAACATGCGTTCGACTGCCTCGCGCACCTCTGGGTCGTCGAACTTGTAGCGGGCAGAGGGGTTCCAGGACATTGGCTTCTCTTCCTGGAGGAAACGCCGGGCCTGCATCTTGATGTGCACCCGCAGAAAATCGGGCAGCGGCTTGCGCAGCAGCTCATCGTAGGTGAACGTCTCCTTGTCCTCCTGGCCAATGATGCGCCGCACCAGGAGGTCGGAAATCGTCTCCTTGTCCTTCTGCCACAGTGCCGAATCCACGCCTTTTCTCCGCAGTCCCCTTGACCCCTGTGGGCTCAGGCCACCCCGTGAGGAAGGGGCAGCGCTGCGGCCCGCACGACGCGCTCGTTGGCCTTCAGCTCAAGCAACCGCCCTTGCTGCTTCAGTTCTCCTGCAGTGCGCAAGGCCACGCTGTTCTGGTTACCTGTGACTACAATCAAATCGCCCGGGGCGCGGACGATCGCGGCGGCCGCCACGAGCCCGCTCTTCGAGGAGGCCTTGCGCCCCATGACGCCCCTGGTGGCGCGGCCCATGGGCCTCACGTCTTTTGCCTTAAGCAGGCGCCCCTGCCCCCGCTCGCCGACGATGAGCAGCAACGGCTCACCCATGGCCACATGGGCTGTCGCCACTGCATCGTCAGCAGCCAAGGTGATGCCGCGCACGCCGGCCGCGCTCCTCCCCATGGGGCGCAGACTTTCCACCGCAAAGCGCAGCACCCGCCCGTGGGCGGTCACCAGCCAGACATGCTCCTTCCCCAGGCACAAGTGCGCCGCGCGGAGTTCATCTCCCTCCCGAAGGCCAATAGCCACGGCACCGCTGCGCCGCAGGCTGGCAAAGGCGGCGAGCGCCACCCTTTTCACCTGACCCTGCGCGGTGACCAGAAGCACCGTGTAGTCCTCGCTAAACTCCTTCACCGGGAAGCAGCCGACCACCTCCTCTTCCTTGCCAAGACCGAGGAGGTGGCCCAGCGACTTGCCTTGGGCGCACTTGCCGCCCACTGGTATGTCCAGTATCCGGAGAGAATAGCAGCGACCGGTGTTGGTAAAGCAGAGGAGCTGCGCCTGCGTGTCGGCGGCCACAAACTGTGCTGGCCAATCCTCGGCTCCTTCTGCCACAACCGCAGGCCAGGAGGCCGCAATCTCTCGCCTAAAGGCCGATGTTGCCATGCGTTTGACAAAACCGCGCAGCGAGACCACCACGACCATTGCCTCTTCGGCAACCATCTCCTCAATGGAAAAGTCCTCTGCGCTGGCGATTATCTCCGTGCGGCGCCGATCGCCGTACTGGTCGCGCAGTTGCGCCAGCTCTTCCTTGATGAGCTGCATGCGCTTCGCCTTGCTCGCCAAGAGGCCTTTGAGGTAAGCGATCTTCTTGAGCGTCTGCCGGTACTCCTCTTCGATCTTCTTGCGCTCGAGGCCGGTGAGGCGCTGCAGACGCATGTCCAAGATGGCCTGTGCCTGAATCTCGCTGAGGCGGAACTGCCTCATTAGAGCGGCCGCCGCAGTTTCGGGGTCGCGGGAGCGCCTGATCAAGGCAATGAGGGCATCCAAATTGTCCAACGCCACCTTGAGCCCTTCCAGCACATGGGCACGCTTCTCGGCCTTGTCCAGTTCAAACTTGGTTCGGCGCACCACAACTTCGTGGCGAAAGTCAAGAAAGTGCTGCAGCAGCTGCCGGAGGTCGAGAATGCGCGGCACGCCATCCACCAGGGCAAGCATGATGACCCCGAAGGTGGTCTGCATCTGCGTGTGCCGATACAGGTACTCCAAAATCTGCTTGCCGGGGGCGTCCCGCCGCAGCTCCAGTACGATCCGCAGCCCCTCCCGGTCGGACTCATCGCGGATATCGCTGATCCCTTCCACCTTGCGGTTGCGCACCAGCTCGGCGATCGCCTCGATCAACGTGGTCTTGTTCACCTGGTAGGGAATTTCTGAGATGACGATATTCTCCCGTCCACCACGCTGCGCTTCGATACTGGCCCTGGCGCGCACCACGATGCGCCCCCGCCCGGTGGCATAGGCTTCCGCGATCCCATCGCTCCCGACAATGATGGCGCCGGTGGGGAAATCCGGCCCCTGAATAAACTGCATCAGCTCCTGCACCGAAGCCGCAGGCCGATCGATGAGGTGCAGGAGTGCTTCAACCACCTCGCGCAGGTTGTGCGGCGGAATGTTGGTGGCCATCCCCACGGCAATGCCAGATGCGCCATTGACCAGGAGATTCGGCAGAAGCGAAGGCAGAACCGTGGGCTCTTTCAGAGACTCGTCAAAATTGGGGACAAAGTCCACCGTTTCTTTGTCGAGGTCGCGAAGCACTTCCTCGGCGATGGGCGCCAGACGTGCCTCGGTATACCGCATGGCTGCCGGCGCATCGCCGTCAATGGAGCCAAAGTTTCCTTGGCCGTCCACCAAGGGGTAACGCAGGGAAAAGTCCTGCGCCATTCGCACCAGCGTCTCATACACTGCCGCGTCACCATGCGGGTGGTACTTGCCGAGCACCTCGCCAACGATACGCGCGCTCTTCTTGTACGGGGCGTTGGGACCGAGGTTTAGCTCCCGCATACCGAACAACACGCGTCGGTGCACAGGTTTGAGACCGTCGCGCACATCCGGCAATGCCCTGGACACGATCACCGACATGGAATAGTCGATGTACGCGTCCTTCATCTCCTCTTCGATGAAGATGGGGATGATCTTTTCCTGCTCACTTATGGCCATGTTCCCTTCCGCCTTTCCCTCTCCACAACCCACTACACGTCAAGGTTCCGTACGTAGCGCGCGTTCTCTTCGATGAACTTGCGTCGCGGCTCAACCTTGTCGCCCATCAGCACCGAGAAGATGCGGTCGGCGTCGTAAGCCTCTTCGATCGTCACCTGCAGCATGGTGCGCGAAGCAGGATCCATTGTGGTGCTCCACAACTGCTGCGGACTCATCTCGCCAAGCCCCTTGTAGCGCTGTACGTCCGCCCCATCTCGCCCAAGACTCTCCAGAACCTTGTCCAGGTCCTCTTCGTCGTACACGTAGCGCTCCTCTTTTCCTTTGGCCACCCGGTAGAGGGGCGGTTGCGCGATGTACAGCATGCCTTGTTCGATCAGCGGGCGAAGATAGCGGAAGAAGAAGGTCAGCAATAGGGTGCGGATGTGCGCCCCGTCCACGTCAGCGTCGGTCATGATGATGATTTTGCCGTAGCGGCTCTTGGCGGCATCAACCTCATCGTTGCCAATACCTGCACCGATGGCCGACACGATCGTCTTGATCTCCTCATTAGCCAGGATCTTGTCAATGCGGGCCTTTTCGACGTTCAGAATCTTCCCCTTGAGCGGCAGAATGGCCTGAAAGCGTCGATCGCGTCCCTGCTTTGCCGAGCCGCCCGCCGAGTCACCCTCCACGATGAAAAGCTCACACTCGGCAGGGTCACGACTGGCGCAGTCGGCCAATTTCCCAGGGAGAGTTCCGCCCTCCAAGGCGGTCTTGCGCCTGGTCAGTTCCTTAGCCTTGCGCGCTGCTTCGCGCGAGCGAGCAGCACTGACGCACTTTTCGATGATCTTGCGCGCGACACTGGGATTGGCCTCGAGGTACTCGTTGAGAGCCTCACCCACTGCCGATTCCACCAGCCCCCGCACTTCGCTGTTCCCGAGCCGCGTCTTGGTCTGTCCCTCAAATTGGGGCTCCAAAACCTTGATGCTGAGAACCGCCGTCAACCCTTCGCGCACATCTTCGCCACTGAGGCTGTTTTCGAGATTCTTGAGCAGGTTATGCCGGCTTGCATAGTTGTTCAAGGTACGCGTCAGGGCCGTCTTGAATCCCACGAGGTGGGTTCCCCCCTCGGTAGTGTGGATGTTGTTGACGTAGGTGAAGATGTTCTCCATGTAGGAGGTGTTGTACTGGATGGCCGCCTCTATGGGGACGCCGTTCTTCTGGTCGGAAATGTAGATGGGACGCGGGTGAATTGGGTCTCGTGATTGGTCAAGGTACTCAACAAAGGCCACCAACCCGCCTTTGTAGCGAAAAACCTCTTTGCGGCCGGTTCGCTCATCAGTGAGGGTGAGCTTCAGGTCTTTGTTGAGGAAGGCCAATTCGCGTAGCCGCTCGGCGATGATCTCAAAGCTAAAGTTTCGCTTGCGGAATATCTCTCGGTCAGGCATGA
This region of candidate division KSB1 bacterium genomic DNA includes:
- a CDS encoding glutamine--tRNA ligase/YqeY domain fusion protein, with the translated sequence MAAPERDEGSARNERPETPRSPNFIRAIIEEDLKNNRFGGRVHTRFPPEPNGYLHIGHAKSICLNFGLAEEFGGKCNLRFDDTNPTKEEEEYVQAIIEDVRWLGFDWEDRLYFASDYFEQMYEWAEQLIKAGKAYVCDLSAEQIREYRGTLTEPGKNSPYRERSVEENLDLFRRMRAGEFPDGSRVLRAKIDMASPNLNMRDPVMYRILHARHHRTGDKWCIYPTYDWAHGLEDSIEGITHSICTLEFEDHRPLYDWFLDQLGIYHPQQIEFARLNLTYTVMSKRKLLELVQGGYVRGWDDPRMPTISGLRRRGYTPEAIRSFAERIGVAKRESTVDIALLEHCLREDLNRRAPRVMGVLRPLKLVILNYPEGQTEELEAINNPEDPNMGTRKVPFSRVLYIEQDDFREVPPPKYYRLAPGREVRLRYAYFVKCLDVVKDAQGQVVEVHCTYDPATRGGNSPDGRKVKATIHWVSAAHALLAEVRLYDHLFTVPDPGEVPEGVDWKSFLNPNSLEMVTSCQVEPSLAGAKPGFRCQFERQGYFCVDPDTTEDRLVFNRTVTLRDTWAKIEKSLKAEMEQA
- a CDS encoding patatin-like phospholipase family protein, whose product is MAYLRRAGPLLLLVSLLFWGASRAQSPLPVATVHLSFGGKVEPPASFVPYRTLARPTVGLALSGGGLRGLAQIGVLEVLEEQRVPIDLVVGTSSGSVVGGLYAAGYLPEELWASISAVDWRTILVDAPPRSALFVGQKEERARHLVEIRLKGLKPYLPQAITRGQQLNAILSELCMGAPWGHIANFDSLCVPLRIITTDLITGQKVVLRHGDLVEAMRASIAVPLLFTPVEQGQALLADGGLVDNIPVAEARAAGADLVIAVDTTSPLRRADQMNMPWEVADQVTSIMQVERNRQMLAEADVVISFADLVRTSTEVTNLEELREIGRARAEQQIGQIQRRLAELAAKDKELAPPMWVDSIAVVDAPPAVAQLVPSLPVVPAVLDVAGTLRRMYETGYFADAWAEVDTLHGRAVALFHLQPHPTLRGIQFRGNDVLPDSVLLHAVESRFGLPINHHRATRDLRRLLALYRRHGFSLARITDVSCDTSTGVVTIHLDEGHINQVLVQGNARTKRHVILREIRLRPGEAFNVQEAKRDMANIYATGFFENVSFATARNDNGYALLVRVKERPYRVVRMSSHYDQDRGLRGAAEVAEQNVLGVGATASCLGVVGRHDRGVKLSGRLDRLGASYTTLALDLGYVQKERFTYAGHHQVGQYRQGSFSAFASLGHQLERLGTLSVQVRAEHMTMSPLGGRLYQTGILSFRSIALRSLVDTRDQLPLPTAGKHQVFYYEYAAGTTSGAPISFARVYSSLATWHTFLPGHTFHPSVRWGSSDNSTPFSEQFKIGGEDSFPGLRLEEGVGRHMIVAGVEYRAVLPWRRPFPWYFAAAYHVGAVWRLTLDVKLSDFLHSFGASIKARTPVGPLSLGYGRTSDGRSCYYLSAGLDF
- a CDS encoding FecR family protein, translated to MRKRTVAWMLAVMLLVATVLSVIGIVASVPVPEEVSTKGRVAQVEGMAKRRGLQSEDWENAYQNTLVTDGDKVRTFRQSRAELELTELDLVRMAPQTTIDILRLYEEKKAQKRNVAIAVQEGDIWASVDGEVGEVDFKIKTPKAAAAITGTTLRLGVASDSTTELRVYRGEVSVTNAPERTDLKPQFIAPPQQVPGPYEVPGPREVSLEEWFYIVKSMQKIKIDKNGRIVQAGSFSTSDPEEQSEWVRWNMRRDQQRRPQPQR
- the gyrA gene encoding DNA gyrase subunit A; translation: MAISEQEKIIPIFIEEEMKDAYIDYSMSVIVSRALPDVRDGLKPVHRRVLFGMRELNLGPNAPYKKSARIVGEVLGKYHPHGDAAVYETLVRMAQDFSLRYPLVDGQGNFGSIDGDAPAAMRYTEARLAPIAEEVLRDLDKETVDFVPNFDESLKEPTVLPSLLPNLLVNGASGIAVGMATNIPPHNLREVVEALLHLIDRPAASVQELMQFIQGPDFPTGAIIVGSDGIAEAYATGRGRIVVRARASIEAQRGGRENIVISEIPYQVNKTTLIEAIAELVRNRKVEGISDIRDESDREGLRIVLELRRDAPGKQILEYLYRHTQMQTTFGVIMLALVDGVPRILDLRQLLQHFLDFRHEVVVRRTKFELDKAEKRAHVLEGLKVALDNLDALIALIRRSRDPETAAAALMRQFRLSEIQAQAILDMRLQRLTGLERKKIEEEYRQTLKKIAYLKGLLASKAKRMQLIKEELAQLRDQYGDRRRTEIIASAEDFSIEEMVAEEAMVVVVSLRGFVKRMATSAFRREIAASWPAVVAEGAEDWPAQFVAADTQAQLLCFTNTGRCYSLRILDIPVGGKCAQGKSLGHLLGLGKEEEVVGCFPVKEFSEDYTVLLVTAQGQVKRVALAAFASLRRSGAVAIGLREGDELRAAHLCLGKEHVWLVTAHGRVLRFAVESLRPMGRSAAGVRGITLAADDAVATAHVAMGEPLLLIVGERGQGRLLKAKDVRPMGRATRGVMGRKASSKSGLVAAAAIVRAPGDLIVVTGNQNSVALRTAGELKQQGRLLELKANERVVRAAALPLPHGVA
- the gyrB gene encoding DNA topoisomerase (ATP-hydrolyzing) subunit B, which encodes MTNGERYDASHIQVLRGLEAVRRRPAMYIGDVSVRGLHHLVYEVVDNSVDEAVAGFCTQIDVTLNKDGSVTVEDDGRGIPVDLHPTQGKSALEVVMTMLHAGGKFDRKVYKVSGGLHGVGVSVVNALSEWCEVEVRRDGRVYVQRYERGEAVTPVRVKGRRKGPGTKTTFMPDREIFRKRNFSFEIIAERLRELAFLNKDLKLTLTDERTGRKEVFRYKGGLVAFVEYLDQSRDPIHPRPIYISDQKNGVPIEAAIQYNTSYMENIFTYVNNIHTTEGGTHLVGFKTALTRTLNNYASRHNLLKNLENSLSGEDVREGLTAVLSIKVLEPQFEGQTKTRLGNSEVRGLVESAVGEALNEYLEANPSVARKIIEKCVSAARSREAARKAKELTRRKTALEGGTLPGKLADCASRDPAECELFIVEGDSAGGSAKQGRDRRFQAILPLKGKILNVEKARIDKILANEEIKTIVSAIGAGIGNDEVDAAKSRYGKIIIMTDADVDGAHIRTLLLTFFFRYLRPLIEQGMLYIAQPPLYRVAKGKEERYVYDEEDLDKVLESLGRDGADVQRYKGLGEMSPQQLWSTTMDPASRTMLQVTIEEAYDADRIFSVLMGDKVEPRRKFIEENARYVRNLDV